The region TCAGGGGGCTCGTTTATGGACTTAACCCGGTTGCTTACAGAAAGGTGAttgatttatcatataaattttgtTCCTTTTCGTGTTATACGAGTTATGTATTATCTCACTCTTACCTATTTTCTGCAACTCATTTGCAGTGAGAAAAATGAGTTGATACTAGAAAACCAGTTTCTTACCATACTATTTCCGGTTGATCGATTTTCGGAGATGGGGCCTTCTTCAAGGACATATTTCGGCCGTAATGGCTTTACATGCTTGCAGGTTCTGGATTATATCTACGAGTTTTATCAGGTACATATTCAAAACTGCATTTGACTCTGGCAATGCTCCAACGATCCTCGGGCAATCCCTGGCTTTCCCGAATTGTTACGTGTTTGGGTCAGGCTGCAATCAATCTTTACCCAAATGatcattttgtttttttgtagGAAAACATGTCAGCTCACGAAATTGAGTCTGCTATTCACACGGATTCGAGGCATGCTGACCGGCTTCGAGCGGCATACACGAGCAAAGAGACAGTTGAATGTGGATATGTGATTTTCAAACGAATTGATTTCTTAGGAAGCCGTAAAAGCTTCGAAATGTTGAAACGTGTTAGTTGTGATAATAACAGTATTGTATACGAGCTCTTACTTAGAGCCTAAAACGTCTTACGTTCAGATTCGATATTTGGATAATTCCAGGTCTAGATCGTGTTCTAAGATCAAATCCTACTCGATGACACCACTGTCAGTCAATTCTATTAGTTACATCAGAGAATTAACAACCTACGAAACGAATTTAACAAAGTAAAAACTATGTACCTCGGCGATGTCAAGCCCGTGGCTTCAGTATATTACAACTCGAAGTAGCCCTGTCTGTGGTACAGTAAACTCAAGGCACTCTTCTTCAAGGAGGTAGCGTTGTACAGCACCTGCAAGTCTTGCCGGTGTACGAGAACCCCTAGTATGGTGGCCAGTTCCAACGCATATGTAAACCTGCAAATGTTGATCCGCTGCCCGTGCTGTGCTCCTTAGAACAGATAATTCATGATTAAGCAGATGAATGGCTTCGCTAACATGCAATCCATGCAGGTCTATCATGTGTTCTTTCCCTCGCACATTCTCTGGAGAAACCGAAACCTGATTCCTATATTATCATATAGGATGAACAGTCAAAAAGAACAAACTAGTTTTAGGCCTACCAAGAACTGATCAAAGCCACGTTAGACACCATGTTAAGGGACCAAGTGCAACGGGAAAGAAATGACAAACCTTTGGCAATAGATAGATTCTCGAGCTTTTCTGTGAGCTGCACAACTGCACAAACTACATTGCTTTGCTAGAGCCTTATTGCCGACGAGAAATGCTCGGCGTGCCTATTTCAATTAACCGTATGGATAAGTTGAGCAGGCGAACAACTCATTCCATCGCATGCTAACAAAACGTCAAATCTATGAATGTGTTAGTTTAAATACGTGCAACAATTTTATAACAAGATACCTGTTTGAAACATGCATTATCTAATCGGGCATGGTCTCGAGCTTCTTCCCGCAGTTCCGAGTACAAATTAGCTGCCAGTTCAATACTGTTAATGCAAATAAATAAAGCTATGAAAATGAATGAACTTTATTAAGTGCGGAATATTACCCACTGCATCTCCGGTTGCACGAGCTAAACCACGAGTCTGTACTCTATCAGCAGAAGCACCTCTTGTGGTTGCAGCAATGTCGGTATGAGCCGACCCGTGAGAACTTCTACTTGACCCAATAGTCGAATCAGAAGAACCATTTATCTCAAACTGAGTAAGCATCTCAATTGTCCGATTTAAATCACAACTATTCGCAAAATAAGCCTCCGCAAGGTTTTCGGTAGCAAAACCAGGGAACTGAGCAACCAAAAAATCCACAGGATTCATTTCAGTACCATTACCATCCATAATTTCATGCTCACGTAACATATTGGTCACGAGTCCATGTCTCGAATTTCTGTTATATAGGTGACCCTGCCTCCCATTGCCAAGTAGCTGATCACTTTTAACAAGTTGCTCGTCCAATGTTTCAGCTGGTAAATGTAAAAAACTTGCCAACGTAGGATCCGCTCCGTAGGATGAAACACGATATCTCAAATTTTCAGCTATGTTATTACCATTACCGTAGGGATTCCGTAATTCCTGCCGATCACTGTACACATATTCACCATCTGCAAAAGAAACAAACCTTGAAACTTTGCTACCATCACGCAAGGATAAACCGGCTAAAGAGAGGTTCCCGGACCCGATTCCTTGAGAATCCTCctcattaataaatttaaagtcCGAGGTAGTGTCTTTAGG is a window of Gossypium hirsutum isolate 1008001.06 chromosome D08, Gossypium_hirsutum_v2.1, whole genome shotgun sequence DNA encoding:
- the LOC107932869 gene encoding polyadenylate-binding protein-interacting protein 7, which translates into the protein MFRFKERMNFSEKGNRISDAKQYAPGKVTTLNPNAAEFVPFSLRSPSSSGSTSAGDGTTRFAASGTLGKPVLDRSRSSISNKSNKEAHRFWRSQLPKDTTSDFKFINEEDSQGIGSGNLSLAGLSLRDGSKVSRFVSFADGEYVYSDRQELRNPYGNGNNIAENLRYRVSSYGADPTLASFLHLPAETLDEQLVKSDQLLGNGRQGHLYNRNSRHGLVTNMLREHEIMDGNGTEMNPVDFLVAQFPGFATENLAEAYFANSCDLNRTIEMLTQFEINGSSDSTIGSSRSSHGSAHTDIAATTRGASADRVQTRGLARATGDAVANLYSELREEARDHARLDNACFKQARRAFLVGNKALAKQCSLCSCAAHRKARESIYCQRNQVSVSPENVRGKEHMIDLHGLHVSEAIHLLNHELSVLRSTARAADQHLQVYICVGTGHHTRGSRTPARLAGAVQRYLLEEECLEFTVPQTGLLRVVIY